In Neofelis nebulosa isolate mNeoNeb1 chromosome 10, mNeoNeb1.pri, whole genome shotgun sequence, one DNA window encodes the following:
- the LOC131488677 gene encoding olfactory receptor 52B6-like produces the protein MAAVNDSDTRTTGCLLTGLPGLEHLHIWLSIPFCAMYVAALAGNGILIGIILSQPSLREPMYIFLSMLASADILLSTSTMPKTLANFWLGSSHISFDGCLTQMFFIHFLFVADSAVLLAMAFDRFVAICSPLRYTTVLTSTVIGKIVAATLTRSLIIMFPSIFLLKRLRYCQINIIAHTFCEHMGIARLSCSDISINVWYGLAAALLSTGLDIILIAVSYIHILRAVFRLPSQNARSKALSTCGSHVCVILLFYVPALFSVFAYRFGGRRIPRYVHILLANLYVVIPPMLNPIIYGARTKQIWEGAKQMFSHLAKESK, from the coding sequence ATGGCTGCCGTGAACGACTCTGACACTCGCACGACAGGCTGCCTCCTCACTGGCCTCCCTGGGCTGGAGCACCTGCACATCtggctctccatccccttctGCGCCATGTATGTAGCCGCCCTGGCAGGCAACGGCATTTTAATTGGTATCATCCTCTCGCAGCCAAGCCTGCGCGAGCCCATGTACATATTCCTGTCCATGCTGGCCAGTGCAGATATCTTGCTCTCCACTTCCACGATGCCCAAAACACTGGCCAACTTCTGGCTAGGTTCCAGCCACATTTCCTTTGATGGCTGCCTCACCCAAATGTTCTTCATCCACTTCCTCTTTGTGGCCGACTCTGCAGTCCTGCTGGCCATGGCCTTTGACCGCTTTGTGGCCATCTGCTCCCCTCTGCGATATACCACAGTCCTCACGAGCACTGTCATTGGGAAGATCGTCGCTGCCACCCTGACCCGCAGCCTCATCATCATGTTTCCATCCATCTTTCTTCTCAAGCGCCTGCGCTATTGTCAGATCAACATCATTGCACACACTTTTTGTGAGCACATGGGCATCGCCCGTCTGTCTTGTTCTGATATCTCCATCAATGTCTGGTACGGGTTGGCAGCTGCCCTACTCTCCACAGGCCTGGACATCATCCTTATTGCTGTTTCCTACATTCACATCCTCCGAGCTGTCTTCCGCCTCCCTTCTCAAAATGCCCGGTCCAAGGCCCTGAGCACATGTGGCTCCCACGTCTGTGTCATCCTACTCTTCTACGTCCCTgcccttttctctgtctttgcctACAGGTTCGGTGGGAGACGCATCCCACGCTATGTCCATATCCTCCTGGCCAACCTCTATGTGGTCATCCCGCCTATGCTCAATCCTATTATTTATGGAGCAAGGACCAAGCAGATTTGGGAAGGGGCTAAACAGATGTTTTCACATCTTGCCAAGGAATCTAAATAA